A region from the Pseudonocardia petroleophila genome encodes:
- a CDS encoding NAD-dependent malic enzyme: MAVPGPGYAITARVEVPSSASAAGDLTMAVGRVGGVVTAFDVVEAATATLVVDISCNALNEGHAQEITAALEALPGVSVRKVSDRTFLLHLGGKIEVTSKVSLRNRDDLSRAYTPGVARVCQAIAANPADARRLTIKRNTVAVVTDGSAVLGLGNLGAAAAMPVMEGKAALFKRFAGVDAWPVALDTQDTEEIIRTVQILAPAYGGINLEDIAAPRCFEIEARLREMLDIPVFHDDQHGTAVVVLGALRNALRVVDKKLDECKVVVCGVGAAGSAIIRLLRSGSPGDVLAVDIDGIVHSARPGLDDNLTSIAGMTNRSGTTGTLADALVGADVFIGVSAPNLFGAAELATMADDAIVFALANPDPEVDPALALQHAAVVATGRSDYPNQINNVLAFPGVFRGLLDAQARDITDAMLLAASAAIADVVTEPNASFIVPSVFDAAVAPAVAEAVRNATAKKDVAPA, translated from the coding sequence GTGGCTGTCCCCGGTCCTGGTTACGCGATCACCGCCCGTGTCGAGGTCCCCTCCTCCGCGAGCGCGGCAGGCGATCTCACGATGGCCGTCGGCCGGGTCGGGGGTGTCGTCACCGCGTTCGACGTGGTCGAGGCGGCCACCGCCACCCTCGTCGTCGACATCTCCTGCAACGCCCTCAACGAGGGGCACGCGCAGGAGATCACCGCGGCACTGGAGGCGCTGCCGGGCGTCTCGGTGCGCAAGGTGTCGGACCGGACGTTCCTGCTGCACCTTGGCGGCAAGATCGAGGTGACGTCGAAGGTCAGCCTCCGCAACCGCGACGACCTCTCCCGCGCCTACACCCCCGGCGTCGCCCGGGTCTGCCAGGCGATCGCGGCCAACCCGGCCGACGCCCGGCGGCTGACGATCAAGCGCAACACCGTCGCCGTCGTCACCGACGGCTCCGCGGTGCTCGGGCTGGGCAACCTCGGCGCGGCCGCCGCGATGCCGGTCATGGAGGGCAAGGCGGCGCTGTTCAAGCGCTTCGCCGGCGTCGACGCCTGGCCGGTCGCCCTGGACACCCAGGACACCGAGGAGATCATCCGGACCGTCCAGATCCTCGCGCCCGCCTACGGCGGCATCAACCTCGAGGACATCGCCGCACCCCGCTGCTTCGAGATCGAGGCCCGGCTGCGGGAGATGCTCGACATCCCCGTGTTCCACGACGACCAGCACGGCACCGCGGTCGTCGTGCTCGGGGCGCTGCGCAACGCGCTGCGGGTCGTCGACAAGAAGCTGGACGAGTGCAAGGTCGTGGTCTGCGGGGTGGGCGCGGCGGGCTCGGCGATCATCCGGCTGCTGCGGTCGGGCTCGCCCGGTGACGTGCTCGCCGTCGACATCGACGGGATCGTGCACTCCGCCCGGCCCGGCCTCGACGACAACCTCACCTCGATCGCGGGGATGACGAACCGCTCCGGGACCACCGGCACGCTCGCCGACGCCCTCGTCGGGGCCGACGTCTTCATCGGGGTGTCCGCGCCCAACCTCTTCGGCGCGGCCGAGCTCGCCACGATGGCCGACGACGCGATCGTGTTCGCCCTGGCCAACCCCGACCCCGAGGTCGACCCGGCGCTGGCGCTGCAGCACGCCGCGGTCGTCGCGACCGGGCGGTCGGACTACCCGAACCAGATCAACAACGTCCTCGCCTTCCCGGGGGTGTTCCGCGGCCTGCTCGACGCCCAGGCCCGCGACATCACCGACGCCATGCTGCTCGCCGCGTCCGCCGCGATCGCCGACGTGGTGACCGAGCCCAACGCCAGCTTCATCGTGCCCAGCGTGTTCGACGCGGCCGTGGCCCCGGCGGTGGCGGAGGCGGTGCGGAACGCGACGGCGAAGAAGGACGTCGCCCCCGCCTGA
- the pdxT gene encoding pyridoxal 5'-phosphate synthase glutaminase subunit PdxT, whose translation MVPVIGVLALQGDVREHVRALEECGARAVAVRRPAELAAVDAMVLPGGESTTMSRLLVTFDLLEPLRARVADGMPTYGSCAGMILLAREVLDGRPDQEQLGGLDVVVRRNAFGRQVDSFETDLDVTGVPGDPVRAVFIRAPWVEKAGDDVEVLATVPDHTVSGAGTGAAAGRPVAVRQGSVLATAFHPELTGDLRIHALFVATLR comes from the coding sequence GTGGTTCCCGTGATCGGTGTGCTGGCCCTGCAGGGCGACGTCCGCGAGCACGTGCGCGCGCTGGAGGAGTGCGGGGCGCGGGCGGTGGCCGTCCGCCGCCCGGCCGAGCTCGCCGCCGTCGACGCGATGGTGCTGCCCGGCGGGGAGTCGACCACGATGAGCCGGCTGCTGGTCACCTTCGACCTGCTCGAGCCCCTGCGCGCCCGCGTCGCCGACGGCATGCCGACCTACGGGTCGTGCGCCGGGATGATCCTGCTCGCGCGCGAGGTCCTCGACGGCCGCCCCGACCAGGAGCAGCTCGGCGGCCTCGACGTCGTGGTGCGGCGCAACGCGTTCGGCCGCCAGGTCGACTCGTTCGAGACCGACCTCGACGTCACCGGCGTGCCGGGCGACCCGGTGCGCGCGGTCTTCATCCGCGCGCCCTGGGTGGAGAAGGCGGGCGACGACGTGGAGGTGCTGGCCACGGTGCCCGACCACACGGTCAGCGGGGCCGGCACCGGCGCCGCGGCCGGGCGGCCGGTCGCGGTGCGGCAGGGCAGCGTGCTGGCCACGGCCTTCCACCCCGAGCTGACCGGCGACCTGCGCATCCACGCTCTCTTCGTGGCGACGCTGCGCTGA